The stretch of DNA GAAAGTCCTGCATCTGTACAGACAATAAATTTAGATAAATCAAAGTCAGATAAAATTTTTTCCTCAAGTGGCTTTAAAGTGAGTTGTTCATTGGTATTTCCTTTATTAATGCTGAAGGCAAGAGGTACCCCGTCACCATCCATAAAAAGCCCCATTTGGACAATGGGATTAGGTTTATTGTCTTTACTGACACCATATTGTTTTAAACCTTCTTCATGTTCAATTTCAAAAAAATAATTGGTGCAATCATAGTAAAGAACGGCAGTATTTCTTTTAGAAACTTTAAGACTGTTTTTATATAAAAATGACTGGATAAAGTCATTTTCTTTTGCAATAATCTCAAGGGCCCGGAAAATATGATGAAGCTCAAAATCCGGTTGTTCTAGGAATTTTTTAGAGAGTTTATAAGTAGCAAGTTTGGAAGCAGGATAAATAATTCTACCATAAAGTAGTCTGGATAAAATTGAATCAAGATTGTAAGTGAATTTATATTTGTCGGATATTTTTTGGCACAAGGTATTTAATTTTAATTCATGGTAAATCTTTTGTAGGAAAAGGTATCCCCCATTAAACGAGCGTTGCTTTCCTTTGGGAATAGCCTTAACAGGCGAATACTTAATTAGAATTTCGCGTTTATTTTCTTTTTCTTGCCTATTTAATTCGGCAATATATTCCTTTGCCCATTCGATAGGGTCTTGCTCCCCTAACTTCTTTTTTAATTCGCTAACAGTGCCTAATTTTTCAACAACCCTTGATGAACGTATGCCATTTTTATATGTAGATTCAATAACATAAAGGGAAGTGGAGTTTTTTGATTTAGAAATAGATAATCGTATAATAAATCACTCCTCTCAACTCCTTATATTATACAATAGGCGAATATTTAAAAAAATAATAATTGTAAAAGGATTAACTGCTATCGTGAAAAATTATTGGCTTGCGGGTTAAGAGGATTTGTGGTACACTAAGAATTGCAAAATGACGCGGGATGGAGCAGCTGGTAGCTCGTCGGGCTCATAACCCGGAGGTCGGAGGTTCAAATCCTCCTCCCGCAACCAAGCTAAAACACTGTTTTCCATATAAATGGAAAGCAGTTTTTTTTCGCATCTCTGGTCAAAATATGGTATAATTTGTGGCAGATGGATATTTTTATGGGTGAGAATGATGAAAAAACGAGTTTGGTGTCTTTTAATTTGTTGTTTATTTTTGTTACCGCTGGGAGCAGAGGCGGTAGATTTGGTGAGCCTGGAGATAAATGAAGAAATCGTGCCAGGTCCGCGGGTAACTACTTTGACGGTTACCGGGACTTTATCAAATGGAATCAAACAGCAGGTTAAAGAAGGTCTGGTCTGGGAAACTTCGGATCCCAAAATTGCCCAGGTGGAATATGGGCGACTTTATTTTAGCGGGGTCGGTGGGGCGGTAACCATTTCGGTTTCTAAAGGCCAGGTGAGTGGACAGCAAACAGTATTAGTGAAACCTTGGCCGGAAACTATGGTGATTGAAAATAGGTTAGTTTATAGTGAAAAACCTTATCGTTTATTGGTTAAGGGGCGTTTCAGTGATGGTGAGAGACGTTATTTTGGTCCTGAGGAGAAAGTCCTTTGGTCTAGTTCAAATCCCTGGGTGGCTTGGGTAAATCAACAAGGGATTGTTACTTTTACTGGTGAACCAGGTGAGGTTACTATTAGGGCTGTTTGTGGTAGCTTAAGTGATTATTGGCGAACCACTGTTAGTGAAGGGGAAGTGCCGACAGCCTGGCGGACAGGAATTGAAATTAAGGAAACGGAAATCACTTATCGTGCTAAACCACAACAGTTAACTTTATTGACTTTATATTCTGATGGTTCGAAAGAGGAAGTAGAAGCGGAGATTGCGGACTGGTCTTCTAGTAATCCCGAAGTGGTTAAGGTAAATTCATTAGGTGTGATTAGTTTTAGTGGTGAACCGGGAGTAGCTGTTATTAAAGCTGTAGTAGGCGGCTTTACTACGGAAAGAATAGTTAAAGTGGAGCGTTTTTTAAAGGAAATTAGTTTAAATCAAAGTTTGCGTTATGTTCCAGAATGGGATGGAGTGCCTCTTTCTTTATCAGTTACCGCTATTTATAATGATGGGGTAGAATTGATTCAAAATACGGATCTTGTTTGGGAAACCAATAATGAAGCGGTAGCTGGGATTGATGAAAAGGGTGTCCTTACTTTCACCGGTCAGCCGGGTAAAGTAGCAATCCGAGTAAGTGGACGGGGAGAAGAAGGAAAAATAGTAGAGGATGTTTGTGAAGTTGAAGTTCCGGACATAGAAAAAGCTGAGCCGCGTAGACTATATATTGAACATAATCCTTTAATATTGTCCGAGCCGTTTGCTCCACGTGTATTCTGTATTGATGACCAGGGAAAACGTCGAGAAGTAACTGAGCAGGTGGAATGGCGTTCTTTAAATCCAGAAGTAGCTAGTATTTATCAAAACAAAATTTATTTTTCACCAAATCCCGGACAAATCAATATTATGGCCAGTTATCAGGGGTTAACTGATACCCTTTCTGGTTATAATTCACCTTTAGGTAGTAAACATCTTTGTCAAATCCGTATTAGGGAACATTATTTACCTTTTAGTTTTCAGCCGGTTAAATTAACGGCTTGGGGTTTATATAGTGATGGTAGTGCTGGGGAATTAAATGGTCAATTGCGCTGGTCTTCTAGTAATCCTTTGGTGGCAGCAATTAATCAAGCAGGGGAAGTTAATTTTAATGGCAGAATTGGTAAGACAGTAATTACTGTTCAGGGTTATGGTTGGCGTGATTTTTTAGAAATAGAAGTTTTACCAGAGGATTTACAGCCTCAGGTTGAAAAGTTAATTATTGAAGGCAGTTTAACACAAGGCTATAATCAATTAGCCGTGATCGCCTTTTTTAATGATGGTACTTCTAAGGAGGTTACTCAGGAAGCTGTTTGGAATACCAGTAATCAAAACAAGGCAATTGTGACTGAGGAGGGCACAGTAATGTTTTTGGGAAAATTTGCCCCAGTAGTCATAACTGCCAATTATGGGGGAAAAAGTGCAAAAATAAGCTGGCCCTAGATGGGGTAATCTAGAAGCAAGAAAAAATTCGGCTGGAGGTCTTTGGAAATGCGGATACGTATGGAGGTTGGGGAGGCTCGTTATGAGCAGATTGCAGTTGATTTGGCTCGTAAAATAGTACGGGGTGAATTTAGTGTAGGTCAAAAACTTTCCGGACGTTCTTTATTAGCCGGTACTTATAATGTTTCCCCAGAGACAATACGCCGTAGTATTGCTCTTTTACAGAATATTGGGGTAGTAGAAGCAATTACCGGTAGTGGTGTTTATATTAAATCTCGGGAATTGGCTCGGGAATATGTCAGAGAATATAAAGAAAGGCAAGAAATTTTAGATCATAAACAAAGAATTGTTACCTTAATGAATCAGCGTCAAGCCCTAGATTTGGAATTGGAAAAGGAGTTAACGCGTTTTTTAGAATTCTCCTTTCAAAAGGCATCTATTTTGGAGCAAGTAGAAGAATTAGTTATTCCCAGTCATTCTTGGGTTGTCGGGCAGACAATCGCCGCCACGGATTTAAGACAACTTACCGGGGCCACGATTATGATTATTCATCGACAAGGACAAGAGATTTATTCACCACCAGCTGATTTAAAATTAAAAGCACAAGATGTTTTAATTATTGTTGGCTCTGGCGAAGCCCGGGAACAATTTAAAAAATTAATTAAACAAGAACAGGTTTAAAAAGATGAATATTATTGATGGTTTAATTCTTCTTGTCCTCTTTTGGGGGGCTTATAAAGGTTATCGCCGGGGTTTACTGAGTAGTTTAGTCGGTTTGGCAAGTGTGTTGATTGGTTTAATGGTAGCTTGGCAGGTTGAACCTCAGATTAGTCTTTGGTTCGAAGAATCTTTTCAAACGATAACTAAATTAGCTCATTATTTGGCGGAACATTTACAGGTTTCAGAAATGAGTATTGATCTTCCTTTTTTATTGGCTCATCTCGTTTTAAAAGTAGGAATTATTATTTTAGTTTGGTTTTTAGTGGCGAAAGGTTTGGTCTTTTTGGCTTATTTAGTTACTAAGTTATTAGGGAAAGGATTTTTAGGTAATTTAAATAAAGGTGGGGGTTTGATTTTTGGTTTATTTAGTCGGCTTTTAATTCTTGTTGTTTTAATTGGTTTAATTAATCCGTGGTTGGGAATTGCTTCATCTTGGGAAGGGGCTGGTAGCCTTATTTTGAAAAAAATGGAGTGTTCCTTATTAGTTCCCCATCTAAATCAATTATTTTTCTTGCTGACAGGAGGACGTGTAGATGGCCTTATTTTTCGGTAGAAAGAAAACTCCGGAATTGGTGGTTTTGGCAGAAAATATTTTCAAAGCCCCGGTAAAGCTGCCATTAGGTTTAAAAAGAAAATTAAATACATTGAATTTTGAGGAGTGTTGGGCTTTAATTAAAAAAGTTTCTTTAGATTTAGATCATCTTAAAGCACGTAGTTTGGTACGTTTTTTATTTGCCGAACAAGCTGAACAGGTGAGAGCACAACTAGAAAATAAAACGGAAATAAAGACGGCTATTTTTTGCCTGCAATATTTGCCTGCACCGGAAACAGTACAAGCTTTGGTGAATTTATTAAATCAACATGAAAAAGTGATTCAGCTTCAGGCTGCAGAGGCTTTAAAAAACCAGCCACCGCGTTTAGTAGTGCCGGTTTTAATTGAAAAATTATTGAAAAATGAAATTCCACCAGCACGGGCAGGTGAAGCCTTAATGGCTATGGGGCATTTGGCACAGGATGCTTTATTGGATGCTTATCAACAGGCCTCTCCTGAGGCTAAGGTGCAGGTTTTGGAATTATTAATTATTAGTCAAAATCCTAAATGTGAAAGGTTTTTATCAGAAGCCCTGGCTAGTGAGAATATTAATTTAAAACGGGCTGCACTTAAAGCGATTTCTGTATTTCTTTTTCGTGATTTTTGGCCGAAGGTGGTGGAGTGTTTAAAGGATTCCCCTTGGCCAATTAAAGTAAAAAGTTTGCAAGTATTAACCAGGTTTCGTGTTGGGGAAGCTAAGGAAGTGGTGCGTCCTTTACTAGAGGATGAAGATCCTTGGGTGCGGCAGGCTGCCCAAAAATATTTTACAATTTTAGAACTAGAGTAGGTGAAAATAATGGCAGAATATACTGTAGGTGATTTTGTGATCTTAAAAAAGGCTCATCCCTGTGGCAGTCGGGAATGGGAAATAATGAGGACGGGAATGGACTTTCGAATTAAATGCAGGGGTTGTGGGCGTCAAGTATGGTTGAGCAGAGCCGATTTTGAAAAAGCGGTTAGGAAAAAGGTTTCTATTTAAACCTGCAGGTACTTAGAAAACAATTCGGACATCTTGCTAGCTGAAAATTAATATGCTATAATTGAAAATCACGTTGGGAAATTACCCTGCTCTATCTAAAATGATAGGGCCGTTTAGTCCGAGGGGAGGTGAAAATATGCGTAATTATGAAATGGCTTTGGTGGTTAGACCAGATTTGGAAGAAGAACAAGTTGAAGAATTTCAAGCAGGATTAGTAGAGTTAATTACTAGTTTTCAGGGTGAAATTATTGAACAGGATAATTGGGGAAAAAGAAGATTAGCCTATAATGTTAGGGATTATCGTGAAGGTTTTTATTTTTTTGTTAATTTTAAAGGAACACCAGAATTAGCCAAAGAATTAGACCGTGTTTTAAAGATTGCTGATCAGGTTTTACGGTTTATGATTTTGCGGGAAGGAAAATAAAAAGGGGGGAGGCTAGAAAAAATGTTAAATCGGGTAGTATTAATCGGTCGGTTGACACGTGATCCGGAATTGCGTTATACACCTAATGGGATAGCGGTGGCTTCATTTACATTAGCGGTTAATCGTCCTTGGCTAAATCAGCAGGGTGAAAGGGAAGCCGATTTTATACCGATAGTTGTTTGGCGTAAACAGGCTGAAAACTGTGCTAATTATATTAATAAAGGTAGTTTGGTAGCTGTAGATGGTCGTATGCAGGTAAGAACCTATGAAACTAAAGAGGGACAGCGGCGGTGGGTTACAGAAGTGGTAGCAGATTCAGTGCGTTTTTTGGAACGCCGTGAAAGTAGTGAGCCTGCTCAGGATTTCGGTGCAGTAGGTAGTGAAGTAGAGTTTTCGGAAGAGGATTTGCCATTTTAATTTGAGGAGGGAAACATGTGAAACGTGATCGCGGCCGTCGTCCACGTAAAAAGGTCTGTGCTTTTTGTGTGGAAAAGGTGACGGATATTGATTATAAAGAAGTGGCCCGTCTGCGGAAATATATTACTGAACGGGGTAAAATTTTACCACGGCGGATTTCCGGCAATTGTGCCAAACATCAGCGGCAATTAACCGTAGCTATTAAGCGGGCACGCAATATTGCTCTGCTTCCTTATATAGCGGAGTAAAACTAAAGGGAGCAAATTGCTCCCTTTATTATTAGGTCGAAAATACCAATTTTTTGGGGCAGGACTTTGTTCTAAGCGGCAAGAATATAAATTTAGAAAGGTGAGCGAGGCGAGTGCATAATTCCGTGCGAACACAGGCTATAGTTGAAGGGGCTTTATTAGCTGCCCTGACTGCTATTTTAGGGTTAGCCGGGATTTATCTACCCTTTTTAAGGTTAGTGATAGATTTTTTATGGACAATTCCTATTGTGGTGATTACTGTTCGTCATGGTTTGCGAGTAGGTATGATTACCTTGAGTGTCGCCGGGGTTTTAATTGTGATGCTGGCCCATCCTTTGTCGGCCTTTTTTCTGATTTTACAATTCGGGGGTTTAGCTCTTTTTTACGGAGCGGCCTTTCGTGAAAAATGGCGGCCGGCGGCTACTTTGTTTGTCGGTACTGGGATCGCTGTCCTTTCCTTTTTATTGGTTCTAGCCTTATTAGTACAATTAACTGGTTTTGAAGCCTTAAATTTTGCTGAACAAATGGAAGCTAGTATTGAACCAACCATAGAATTATATCGGCAGTTGGGTCTTTTTAAGCAGGGTGCTCAAACTGGGGTGACGGAAACCGCGGTAAGGGAAATGTTAACAGCCTTAACGCAAACTGCTATTTTACTTATTCCGGCCTTCTTTGTTTTATGGGCTTTGGCCACAGCTTTTTTAAATTACTTGCTTGCTCAACAGATTTTAGGCAAATTGAAAATAAGGACACCGGTTTTGCCTTCTTTTCGTCATTGGCAATTACCGTGGTGGATTGTTTGGGGCTTTATTTTCGGTTTTGCGGCTTATTTAATCGGTGATTACTTTGCTCTGGAAAAACTTGTCCAGATAGGTATGAATATCATCTTGATTTATGCACCAATTTTATTTATTTTAGGACTAGCTGTGGCTAGTTTTTACTTGGGGAAATATGTAAAAGGTACTATGGCACGTGTTTTTTTAATTTTTTTGGTAATCTTCTTTTTTCGTTTTCTCTTTTTAGCCTTGATGGCTGTAGGTCTTTTAGATTTATTATTTGATTATCGTAATATATTAGGGAGGTAATTACATGCGGGTTATTTTAAGAAAAGATGTTCCTGGAACGGGAAAGCAAAATGAGGTTGTGGAGGTAGCCGAAGGTTATGCACGCAACTATTTATTACCAAAGGGTTTAGCGGTGGAAGCCACTGCGGGTAATTTACGTGATTTGACACATAAAAAAGAAAAACAGGCTCAACGGGAAGCTAAGGAATTGGCAGGGGCTGAAAAAACAGCGGCTGCTTTAAAAGATGTGGCTGTAACCATTGCCGTTAAAGCCGGGGAAGCAGGGCGTTTGTTTGGCTCGATTGGTACCCGTGATATTGGTATCTCTTTGACCGAAAAAACAGGGCTGGAAATAGATCGGCGTAAAATTGTTTTGGAAGGGCCAATTAAGGAATTAGGTAGCTATGAGGTGCCTTTAAAACTACACCCTCAAATTACAGCTATAATTAAGGTAGAAGTTGTGGAGGCTGAAGAAGAAAGGGGCTAGGTTTGTTTATGGAGGAGAGGCTAAATACATATTACCAAGAAAAAGCGGATTTAATGTTAAAGCAAAATAAACAAAAAAGCTGGCGGCAAATTTTAGGGCGAAAAAAAATACTTAAACAGCAAATTGTGGTCTATCAGGTGGAAGCACTTTTACAGTTGTTATCTGATCTTTGGGGTGCGGAGAGTTTTACTTTACAAGCCAAAGAATTGGGAGTTTTAAATTCACTGCATTCTAAACGGATTCCGGAAAGGGCCTTAGCTTTAAAAAAATTAGTTTATCAGGATGCTGCTTTGAAATTAAATAAAGCCGAAAAAGCTGATTTAAATCTTTTAATTAAAGATGTTGAAGAAAAAATTACCGATTTAATTGCTCAAAAGACGTTGGAGCGAGAATTGGAAGCTCAAGTAATGAAAAAGATGCAGGATCGGCATGAAGATTATTTAAATGAAGTCCGTTTGCAAATTATTAAAGAAAGAAGTCCTAATCCAGAAAATGCCCAGACATTAAAAAAATTAGCTGTTTTGGAAAAAAGAAATTTTACCAAATTAGCTAATTCGATTACGGAAATTCTGCGTCCGCAAACTTTAGAAGAGATTGTAGGACAAGAACGGGCCTTGCAAGCACTTTTAGCTAAAATGGCTAGTCCTTATCCTCAGCATATTCTATTATATGGGCCGCCAGGGGTAGGTAAAACGTCCGCAGCACGTTTGGTTTTGGAATTAGTAAAAAAAATGCCGTCTTCACCTTTTTTAGCTACAGCACCTTTTGTGGAGGTAGATGGAACTACTTTGCGTTGGGATCCGCGTGAGATTACCAATCCGCTTTTAGGTTCAGTACATGATCCTATTTATCAAGGGGCTCGTCGTGATTTAGCGGAAACGGGGATCCCAGAACCTAAATTGGGTTTGGTTACTGAAGCACATGGGGGAGTGCTTTTTATTGATGAAATCGGTGAAATGGATCCTCTCCTACAGAATAAATTGTTGAAAGTTTTGGAAGATAAAAGAGTTTATTTTGATTCTGCTTATTATGATTCTCATGATCCCCAAGTACCACAATATATTAAAAAGATTTTTTCTGAAGGGGCACCGGCAGATTTTGTTTTAATTGCGGCTACAACTTGTTCACCTGCACAAATTAGTCCGGCGATTCGTTCCCGCTGTGCGGAAGTGTTTTTCGAACCTCTTTCACCTCGGGAAATTGAAAAAATTATTGAACAAGCGGCTTTAAAATTACAAGTAAAACTGGCACCTGAGGTGCCGAGTTTAATTAGTAAATATACGGTAGAGGCACGTAAGGCTAATAGCCTATTAGCTGATGCTTATAGTTTAGTACATTACCGGGCCATATCTGGTAAAGAGCTCTTTATATCTGTCGAGGATATGTATGAAGTTATTCAAGCGGCCCGTTTAACCCCCTATGTCACCTTGCGGGGCTCTACACGGGGAGAAGTTGGTCGGGTATTGGCTTTGGGTACCTCTGGTTATTTAGGTTCACTTTTGGAAATTGAAGCTGTGGCTTTTCCGGCACGTAAAAAAGGGGAGGGGCAAGTACGTTTTAATGATACAGCTGGTTCTATGGCTAAAGATTCGGTTTTTAATGCCTCTTCGGTGGTTAGGAAATTGAGTGGTTTAGATTTACATAATTATGATTTACATGTTAATTTGGTTGGTGGCGGAAAGGTGGATGGTCCTTCAGCAGGACTGGCAATTTGTCTGGTAATTTATAGTGCTTTGTTGAAAATACCTTTGCGGCAGGATGTGGCCGTTACCGGAGAATTATCCATACAAGGTCGGGTGAAGGCTGTAGGCGGCATTTTTGAGAAAATATATGGGGCTGAACAAGCACAAATCAGCAAGGTGTTGCTGCCGCGAGAAAATCAAGCCGATATCCCCGTTGATTTACAATCTCCACAGATAGTTTTAGTAGAAACTATTGAGGAGGCTTTAGCTCAAATTATTTGGAAAGAGTGAGGGAAAAGAAAATGCTGCTTGAAAAATTACCACCTCATAATTTAGAGGCAGAACAAGCTGTTCTGGGTGCAATGATGTTGGATAAAGATGCTGTCTACACAGCATTGGAAATTCTGCAAGCTGAAGATTTTTATAAAGAGGCTCATCGCATTATTTATACAGCCATGCAAAAATTGGAAACTCAAAGTGAACCTATTGATATGATTACTCTTACCGAAGAATTGCACCGACAGAATAAAATGGAACAGGTCGGTGGGGTAGGTTATGTAACCGAAATTGCTAATATTGTTCCTACCGCAGCTAATGTACGCCATTATGCAGATATTGTTTTTGAAAAATCACTATTACGTAAAATGATTCAAGTATCTACTCAGATCGCCAATCGCTGTTATGAGGAAGCAGAGGATGCTTATCTTTTACTAGATCAAGCCGAAAAAATGATTTTGCAAATTGCTGAAGGCCGCAGTTTTACCGGTTTAATTCCTTTGCGCCAAGTCTTGTCCGAGACTTTGAAAAAAATAGAGGCTTTGGCTAGTAAAGAAGTTGAATTAACCGGTGTCCCTTCTTATTTTACAGATTTAGATAGAATGACTTCTGGCTGGCAGACTTCAGATTTAATTATTTTAGCTGCCCGTCCAGCTATGGGGAAAACTTCCTTTGGGTTAAATATTGCCCAGAATGCTGCTTTAAAGGCTAAAATACCGGTAGCCATTTTTAGTTTGGAAATGTCCAGGGAACAATTGGTGCAGAGATTTATTAGTTCTGAAGCACTTCTTGATCAGTATAAATTACGTACTGGCAGATTACTTGATGATGAATGGCAGCAATTAACCCGAGCAGCTCAACCTTTATCTCAGGCTGAAATTTATATTGATGATACACCGGCTATTTCCGTTCTGGAACTGCGGACCAAGGCTCGCCGTTTAAAAGCGGAAAAGGGGTTAGGTTTAATTATTATTGATTATTTGCAATTAATGCAGGTCGGCCGCCGTCAGGAAAATCGCCAGCAAGAAATCTCCGAAATTTCTCGTTCCTTAAAATCTTTAGCTCGGGAATTAAGTGTACCGATAATTGCACTTTCACAACTTTCGCGTGCTGTGGAACAAACTCATGATAAAAGACCGGCTCTCAGTCATTTGCGAGAGTCCGGTGCTTTAGAACAAGATGCCGATTTAGTCATGTTTATTTTCCGTGATGATTATTATAATTTAGAAAGTGATAAACCTGGTATTGCTGAAATCATTATTGCTAAACACCGTAATGGTCCTACAGGTACGGTAGAATTAGGTTTTATTAAGGAATTTACTAAATTTGTTAATATTGAAAAACAGCGAACCGAAAATTAAAAATCGAGATTGACATTAAACAAAGGCATATGCTAATATAGATTCCTATGGAGCCATTAGCTCAGTCGGCAGAGCACCTGACTTTTAATCAGGGGGTCCCGCGTTCGAGTCGC from Clostridia bacterium encodes:
- the lonC gene encoding ATP-dependent protease, Lon family, with amino-acid sequence MLKQNKQKSWRQILGRKKILKQQIVVYQVEALLQLLSDLWGAESFTLQAKELGVLNSLHSKRIPERALALKKLVYQDAALKLNKAEKADLNLLIKDVEEKITDLIAQKTLERELEAQVMKKMQDRHEDYLNEVRLQIIKERSPNPENAQTLKKLAVLEKRNFTKLANSITEILRPQTLEEIVGQERALQALLAKMASPYPQHILLYGPPGVGKTSAARLVLELVKKMPSSPFLATAPFVEVDGTTLRWDPREITNPLLGSVHDPIYQGARRDLAETGIPEPKLGLVTEAHGGVLFIDEIGEMDPLLQNKLLKVLEDKRVYFDSAYYDSHDPQVPQYIKKIFSEGAPADFVLIAATTCSPAQISPAIRSRCAEVFFEPLSPREIEKIIEQAALKLQVKLAPEVPSLISKYTVEARKANSLLADAYSLVHYRAISGKELFISVEDMYEVIQAARLTPYVTLRGSTRGEVGRVLALGTSGYLGSLLEIEAVAFPARKKGEGQVRFNDTAGSMAKDSVFNASSVVRKLSGLDLHNYDLHVNLVGGGKVDGPSAGLAICLVIYSALLKIPLRQDVAVTGELSIQGRVKAVGGIFEKIYGAEQAQISKVLLPRENQADIPVDLQSPQIVLVETIEEALAQIIWKE
- a CDS encoding 30S ribosomal protein S6: MRNYEMALVVRPDLEEEQVEEFQAGLVELITSFQGEIIEQDNWGKRRLAYNVRDYREGFYFFVNFKGTPELAKELDRVLKIADQVLRFMILREGK
- a CDS encoding 30S ribosomal protein S18, which gives rise to MKRDRGRRPRKKVCAFCVEKVTDIDYKEVARLRKYITERGKILPRRISGNCAKHQRQLTVAIKRARNIALLPYIAE
- a CDS encoding YybS family protein — encoded protein: MHNSVRTQAIVEGALLAALTAILGLAGIYLPFLRLVIDFLWTIPIVVITVRHGLRVGMITLSVAGVLIVMLAHPLSAFFLILQFGGLALFYGAAFREKWRPAATLFVGTGIAVLSFLLVLALLVQLTGFEALNFAEQMEASIEPTIELYRQLGLFKQGAQTGVTETAVREMLTALTQTAILLIPAFFVLWALATAFLNYLLAQQILGKLKIRTPVLPSFRHWQLPWWIVWGFIFGFAAYLIGDYFALEKLVQIGMNIILIYAPILFILGLAVASFYLGKYVKGTMARVFLIFLVIFFFRFLFLALMAVGLLDLLFDYRNILGR
- a CDS encoding 50S ribosomal protein L9, encoding MRVILRKDVPGTGKQNEVVEVAEGYARNYLLPKGLAVEATAGNLRDLTHKKEKQAQREAKELAGAEKTAAALKDVAVTIAVKAGEAGRLFGSIGTRDIGISLTEKTGLEIDRRKIVLEGPIKELGSYEVPLKLHPQITAIIKVEVVEAEEERG
- a CDS encoding CvpA family protein, whose protein sequence is MNIIDGLILLVLFWGAYKGYRRGLLSSLVGLASVLIGLMVAWQVEPQISLWFEESFQTITKLAHYLAEHLQVSEMSIDLPFLLAHLVLKVGIIILVWFLVAKGLVFLAYLVTKLLGKGFLGNLNKGGGLIFGLFSRLLILVVLIGLINPWLGIASSWEGAGSLILKKMECSLLVPHLNQLFFLLTGGRVDGLIFR
- the ssb gene encoding single-stranded DNA-binding protein, with the translated sequence MLNRVVLIGRLTRDPELRYTPNGIAVASFTLAVNRPWLNQQGEREADFIPIVVWRKQAENCANYINKGSLVAVDGRMQVRTYETKEGQRRWVTEVVADSVRFLERRESSEPAQDFGAVGSEVEFSEEDLPF
- a CDS encoding DUF951 domain-containing protein, with translation MAEYTVGDFVILKKAHPCGSREWEIMRTGMDFRIKCRGCGRQVWLSRADFEKAVRKKVSI
- the dnaB gene encoding replicative DNA helicase; this translates as MLLEKLPPHNLEAEQAVLGAMMLDKDAVYTALEILQAEDFYKEAHRIIYTAMQKLETQSEPIDMITLTEELHRQNKMEQVGGVGYVTEIANIVPTAANVRHYADIVFEKSLLRKMIQVSTQIANRCYEEAEDAYLLLDQAEKMILQIAEGRSFTGLIPLRQVLSETLKKIEALASKEVELTGVPSYFTDLDRMTSGWQTSDLIILAARPAMGKTSFGLNIAQNAALKAKIPVAIFSLEMSREQLVQRFISSEALLDQYKLRTGRLLDDEWQQLTRAAQPLSQAEIYIDDTPAISVLELRTKARRLKAEKGLGLIIIDYLQLMQVGRRQENRQQEISEISRSLKSLARELSVPIIALSQLSRAVEQTHDKRPALSHLRESGALEQDADLVMFIFRDDYYNLESDKPGIAEIIIAKHRNGPTGTVELGFIKEFTKFVNIEKQRTEN
- a CDS encoding GntR family transcriptional regulator — encoded protein: MRIRMEVGEARYEQIAVDLARKIVRGEFSVGQKLSGRSLLAGTYNVSPETIRRSIALLQNIGVVEAITGSGVYIKSRELAREYVREYKERQEILDHKQRIVTLMNQRQALDLELEKELTRFLEFSFQKASILEQVEELVIPSHSWVVGQTIAATDLRQLTGATIMIIHRQGQEIYSPPADLKLKAQDVLIIVGSGEAREQFKKLIKQEQV